The following are encoded together in the Streptomyces asoensis genome:
- a CDS encoding DUF2252 domain-containing protein gives MTPNNLDGHDVRHRSPQERAALGKAARAAAPRSGHAEFAPGPDRPDPLKIIEKQSASRLHDLVPIRYGRMSESPFRFYRGAAAIMASDLAGTPTTGLRTQLCGDAHMLNFRLLASPERRLMFDINDFDETLPGPWEWDVKRLAASLVIAGRANGFSTKQRAAIVRATVKSYRDSMRTFAGLGNLAVWYAQFDVARVRDRFGPDLSARGRERWSQAVTKARSHDTLQVFDKLTHEVDGRRRITPDPPLITPLEDLLPNGRRGDLEKEIRRLIERYGQTLPSDRRYLLEQYRVADMARKVVGVGSVGTRCWIVLLLGKDDEDPLFLQAKEADESVLAPHVGASTYRTQGERVVAGQRLMQATSDIFLGWERVEGIDGRRRDFYVRQLRDWKWVATAEDMVPRGMRTFGALCGATLARAHARSGDRIAIAAYLGAGDSFDRALTTFAEQYADQNERDHQSLVTAIAKGRLPSEAA, from the coding sequence ATGACCCCGAACAACCTGGACGGACACGACGTGCGGCACCGCTCCCCGCAGGAGCGGGCCGCGCTCGGCAAGGCCGCACGGGCCGCCGCGCCCCGCTCCGGTCACGCGGAGTTCGCTCCCGGGCCGGACCGGCCGGATCCCTTGAAGATCATCGAGAAGCAGTCGGCGTCCCGGCTGCACGACCTCGTACCGATCCGCTACGGCAGGATGTCCGAGTCGCCGTTCCGCTTCTACCGGGGCGCCGCCGCCATCATGGCGTCGGACCTCGCGGGCACCCCGACGACGGGACTGCGCACCCAGCTCTGCGGCGACGCGCACATGCTGAACTTCCGGCTGCTGGCCTCACCGGAACGTCGCCTGATGTTCGACATCAACGACTTCGACGAGACCCTGCCGGGCCCCTGGGAGTGGGACGTCAAACGCCTGGCCGCCAGTCTCGTCATCGCGGGCCGGGCCAACGGCTTCAGCACCAAGCAGCGGGCGGCGATCGTACGGGCCACCGTGAAGTCGTACCGCGACAGCATGCGGACCTTCGCCGGGCTCGGCAACCTGGCCGTCTGGTACGCCCAGTTCGACGTCGCCCGGGTACGGGACCGCTTCGGGCCCGACCTGTCCGCACGGGGCCGCGAACGCTGGTCGCAGGCCGTCACCAAGGCGCGCTCGCACGACACCCTCCAGGTCTTCGACAAGCTGACCCACGAAGTCGACGGCAGACGCCGCATCACCCCCGACCCGCCGCTCATCACCCCCCTGGAGGACCTGCTGCCCAACGGCAGGCGCGGCGACCTGGAGAAGGAGATCCGCCGGCTGATCGAGCGCTACGGCCAGACCCTCCCCTCGGACCGGCGCTACCTGCTGGAGCAGTACCGGGTGGCCGACATGGCCCGCAAGGTCGTCGGGGTCGGCAGCGTGGGCACCCGCTGCTGGATCGTGCTCCTGCTCGGCAAGGACGACGAGGACCCGCTGTTCCTCCAGGCCAAGGAGGCCGACGAGTCGGTACTCGCGCCGCACGTCGGGGCGAGCACCTACCGCACCCAGGGCGAACGGGTGGTCGCCGGGCAACGGCTCATGCAGGCCACCAGCGACATCTTCCTCGGCTGGGAACGCGTCGAGGGCATCGACGGCCGGCGCCGGGACTTCTACGTACGTCAACTGCGCGACTGGAAGTGGGTCGCCACGGCGGAGGACATGGTGCCGCGGGGCATGCGGACCTTCGGCGCCCTGTGCGGCGCGACGCTGGCCCGCGCCCACGCGAGGTCCGGCGACCGCATCGCCATCGCCGCCTACCTGGGCGCCGGCGACAGCTTCGACCGCGCGCTGACCACCTTCGCCGAGCAGTACGCCGACCAGAACGAACGCGACCACCAGTCCCTGGTGACGGCGATAGCCAAGGGCAGACTCCCCTCGGAAGCGGCCTGA
- a CDS encoding class I SAM-dependent methyltransferase — protein MPELVGPTCVLCGRTDRERLHDLPYGVIMRCRGCNLVSMLDEKTNHFPSCAYDQTYYRKKPGHQAGYKDYFGEELPERRKLAEVFAEALVATPSTIERSLDVGCGGGYLVEALHLLGVRAFGVDGSEYAIGRAAHRTENCRFICGDLRSPEVVENGPYDVITMMDFLEHVENPVAEISAACSLLAANGRLVVMTPHYGKRLSKAQGRDYVQFKPDHLYHFDEDTLVRVMEKAGPGTVAVSEVIPWVESRGARPPHEFLHKYSQERENVLAVYTAPHDDTA, from the coding sequence ATGCCCGAGCTTGTGGGACCGACGTGCGTACTCTGCGGACGAACCGACCGGGAACGGCTTCACGACCTCCCCTACGGCGTCATCATGCGCTGCCGCGGATGCAACCTCGTGTCGATGCTCGACGAGAAGACGAACCATTTCCCGTCCTGCGCATACGATCAGACGTACTACCGCAAGAAGCCCGGGCATCAGGCCGGCTACAAGGACTACTTCGGCGAAGAGCTGCCGGAGCGGAGAAAACTGGCCGAGGTGTTCGCCGAGGCCCTCGTGGCCACGCCGTCGACCATCGAACGTTCCCTGGACGTGGGATGCGGCGGCGGATACCTGGTCGAAGCGCTGCACCTCCTCGGGGTGCGGGCCTTCGGTGTCGACGGATCGGAGTACGCGATAGGCCGCGCCGCACACCGCACCGAGAACTGCCGGTTCATCTGCGGTGACCTGCGCAGTCCGGAGGTCGTCGAGAACGGCCCGTACGACGTGATCACCATGATGGATTTCCTGGAGCACGTGGAGAATCCCGTCGCCGAGATCTCGGCGGCCTGCTCCCTGCTGGCCGCGAACGGCCGCCTCGTCGTCATGACGCCGCACTACGGCAAACGCCTGTCGAAAGCCCAGGGACGGGACTACGTCCAGTTCAAGCCCGACCACCTGTACCACTTCGACGAGGACACCCTGGTCCGCGTCATGGAGAAGGCAGGTCCAGGAACCGTTGCCGTCAGCGAGGTCATCCCCTGGGTCGAGAGCCGAGGGGCGCGCCCACCGCACGAGTTCCTGCACAAGTACTCCCAGGAGCGAGAGAACGTCCTGGCCGTCTACACGGCACCCCACGACGACACCGCCTGA